In Propionimicrobium sp. PCR01-08-3, one DNA window encodes the following:
- a CDS encoding RsmB/NOP family class I SAM-dependent RNA methyltransferase, whose translation MPEPDQRTAQRPRRHIDQPRLIAFDALRAINSGGGYANLVTAEMTHGLQHRDAGFVIELVHGTCRMQGSYDRIIEHASGRPLSDLQAAVLEVLRLACHQLFRMRVPTHAAVASSVDLAGVAISERVTGLVNAIVRKLSRKDFDEWCDEIGAGFGDLADMALRFAHPRWIVDALADALQSDDDELAALLDADNEPPIPMLVVRPGLARRPELMTEGARRTPWSPWGVERPGNPSELPAIRQGRAGVQDEGSQLVVQAATAVTPRLKGPWLDLCAGPGGKSALLRGLCPSVLIAAEPQPHRAELVAHALRAYPGGYQVVVADGRHPAWAPASMALTLADVPCTGLGALRRRPESRWRRDQSQVAELAELQRELLDQAIASTMPGGLVAYVTCSPHRAETIDVVAGAQGVEILDAPSMIPEVPEAASRLDDRFIQLWPHIHGTDAMFCALLCRT comes from the coding sequence ATGCCTGAGCCAGACCAGCGGACGGCGCAGCGTCCCAGGCGCCACATCGATCAACCCCGACTGATCGCCTTCGACGCGCTGCGGGCCATCAATTCTGGTGGGGGATACGCCAACCTGGTGACCGCCGAGATGACTCATGGTCTGCAGCACCGTGACGCCGGTTTCGTCATCGAGCTGGTGCACGGCACCTGCCGCATGCAAGGCAGCTATGACCGCATCATCGAACACGCCTCGGGCCGCCCGCTTTCTGATCTGCAGGCCGCGGTGCTCGAGGTTCTCAGACTCGCCTGCCACCAGCTCTTCCGAATGAGGGTTCCGACTCACGCGGCGGTCGCGTCCAGTGTCGACCTGGCCGGGGTGGCCATCTCGGAGCGGGTGACCGGGCTGGTGAACGCCATCGTCCGCAAGCTGTCGCGCAAGGACTTCGACGAGTGGTGCGACGAGATCGGTGCCGGCTTCGGTGATCTAGCCGATATGGCTTTGCGGTTCGCGCATCCGAGATGGATCGTCGATGCGCTGGCCGACGCACTGCAAAGCGACGACGATGAGCTGGCGGCGTTGCTGGACGCCGACAATGAGCCACCGATCCCGATGCTGGTGGTTCGTCCGGGACTGGCGAGGCGTCCGGAATTGATGACCGAGGGTGCCAGACGTACGCCGTGGTCGCCGTGGGGTGTGGAGCGTCCGGGCAATCCTTCGGAGCTCCCCGCTATCCGGCAGGGCCGGGCGGGCGTGCAGGATGAGGGCAGCCAGCTGGTCGTCCAGGCCGCGACGGCGGTGACGCCGCGATTGAAGGGACCGTGGCTCGATCTGTGTGCCGGTCCGGGCGGGAAGTCGGCCCTGCTGAGGGGGTTGTGCCCTTCGGTTCTGATCGCTGCGGAGCCGCAACCGCATCGCGCCGAATTGGTGGCGCATGCCTTGCGTGCCTACCCCGGCGGCTATCAGGTGGTGGTTGCCGATGGACGCCACCCGGCCTGGGCGCCGGCGTCCATGGCGTTGACGCTGGCGGACGTGCCGTGTACCGGGCTCGGGGCGCTGCGCAGGCGTCCGGAGTCTCGCTGGCGCCGCGACCAGTCGCAGGTGGCCGAGCTCGCCGAGTTACAACGCGAGCTGCTCGACCAGGCGATCGCATCGACCATGCCGGGCGGGCTGGTGGCCTACGTGACCTGCTCACCGCATCGGGCCGAAACCATCGACGTGGTGGCGGGCGCACAAGGGGTCGAGATACTTGATGCGCCCTCGATGATCCCCGAGGTGCCCGAAGCAGCCAGCCGGCTGGACGACCGGTTCATCCAGCTGTGGCCGCACATCCACGGCACGGACGCCATGTTCTGCGCCCTGCTGTGCAGAACCTGA